In Lampris incognitus isolate fLamInc1 chromosome 13, fLamInc1.hap2, whole genome shotgun sequence, the genomic stretch ATGAAAGCAACAACCAACAGCACCCCCGATGAAATTAACCCAATGCAAAAGCAATGTCAGAATAACTTCATTTCAAAGTTTATTACTCATCTCATTCGCACATCACTCGGTCTTTATAACATCCAAATTTGTacatacatgttttttttatgAGCAGCAAAAGGTGGCATGTTTCAAAACAAACAGGGGAGATATCCCAGAACCAAAGACAAAAGCAGGTATCTTTTTCAAGTATTGGAATTTAAGAAAACTATGGGATGGACCAGTGGAACTCCAAATAAAACGATTTGTAtgcccaaaacaaaacatggctATCCCAGAACTCGCGCTTTCCCTTTTAGGCCAAATAATCCCGCAAATAAGGCTAATTAAGTGTCAAAATGAAGTCAAGACAGCAGAACCCAACTAACGGTTTGCAGCGGAAACTGTTGTGtttagatgtcttgatgcatgctcaataacccaggtaggaaaaaaaaatcaaaccaggtTGAATCAGGCTGATTCAACCTGGTTTGACGTCGTGTTTAGATCAATATTATCCATAAAGAAGCACACAGCACACGCATTAGCCATCAGGTATGTATGACTGAAAGACAGAGGAGACCACTTTGGTGGAAGGGTCTTTTGCAGAATGGTCGTAATTACCCAGAAAGCGATAAGTGCATGTATACATCATGCATGTGAACAGCTCTAATCCCAAAATTTGTCGCGTTTATACCCATGCTCTAGTCATGTTTGGATAAGGCCATTTCCTAAGTTTATCCACATTTCAAAAAAAGCCCCTCCTCCAGTGGACTCTGCTGCCCTTTGTCCTCAGCTACTGTATAGTCTGCCTTGACCAAAGCCTGCTTGATTGTACTGCTGGCCGCCTTGTTGGAAGTACTGTTCAAACTGTCCCCCTTGGTTGAAATTCTGACCCCCCCTCATTCCCCAGcctcctccctgtcctcctcctcctcgacctCCTCTTCCTCGGCCTCCCCGACCACCCCGGCTACCACCTCTGTCCTGGTGTCGACTGCCATCTTGATTGTAGTTGTCATGgtagccaccaccaccaccaccaccacctcccccaCCAGAGTAGCCAGGGTCCTGGAAGCCTCCTTGGTAGCtccctcctccatagcctcctcTCCCAGTTCCTCCCTGATGACCTCCTCCATCTTGATGGTAACTCTGGTGATAGCCGccacccctccctcctcctcctcctcctcctcctctgcctcctcttccccccctctccccataCCCACCCCCTCCTCTCTCATAGCCTCCCCGCCCGCCCTGGGAGTACTGTTCGTAGCCTCCCCTGCCACCCCCTCCGCTTCCACGCCCAGCCCCGCCAAACCCCCCTCCTCCTTGGGGTCCATCCTGGCGCTTCTGCCAGGAGGGCATCTCTGGAGGTGGGGGCTCAATCTCGCAGGGTCTGCCGCCCCTGTCTGGCACACGACCCATCAGAACCTGGAAGGAACACCAGGATTAAAGCAGGGCAGCCGGAAAAAAAAGGAAGCTACATGGGAAGACAGTAATAAAAGGTGGAGGATTGTGCAACAGCCCAAGGTGGGATACAGTGTTGTCGTGTGGTGTGTTAAGGATCTGAGCTCTGGTTTGGGTCAACACATACATGCAAGTGTGAAAAGTGTTGTGTTGGCAGAACAAAAATATCCCTGTTCTAACTACTAGTACACACATACAGTAATGAAGACTGGTCATCCTAACAgacctgaggtttctcccttccTTCATCAGAAGTTTTCTCTCTGAAGTTCTACACTATCAGAGTCAGGTCTACAGATGGCGGGGGCACTATGCGTTGCCATGTATGATATCTGCCCGACTTTGGAGAACGGAGATTGTGACGTGAATGTAAACCCTGAACCCTGACAGTGATTAATGGCTGTTATAGATAAACTTGACATGGGACAACAGCAGTAAGGGCAGTACTTGTACTTTTCCGGAAAATATCTGAGACGATAGACTGTGGGAAGTCAGGTGCTTTAGCTGGTAAGGCACTGAAATGCCAGAGACGTGATGAAGGGCCGAGTCCATTTGTCCTTAAACAACGATCTACAACATTTTAAATTCAGTTGTAGATCAAATAGGACACCATCCCTTCTGTTAAGAACCCTTTAAAATGCTACCACCTACATCTGGTACAAGTTGGAGGCCTCGTTTCATTCTGATATCCTTTATTAATCACCGTGGGGAAATTAccgatcctagctgtgtagctaggagcagtgggccgccgccgtGCGGCGCCCGGGGATCAAGCCCAGTTCGTCTTGCAATGCCTCAGtcgggagcacagacaggagtattaaccatgcatgtctctctttttatttccacaaatttatttctgatttttctcccaatttagtggctaatcgatccctattctagttcaaacacccaccctcgtactgcatgtgttcgccaactgcatctctctggccggcagtctcgaaggagtcgccttgtcacgaaagtggcgaggcgactcaaggccgaaccactgctttcccaacacacacagagacgcattcatgtgaagaacacaagctgactccgcccccctcccggagacagtgctgccaattattgctgcttcatcgagtccggccatagtcggatctgacgagaccgggacgtgaaccccggtccccggtgggcaactgcatcgacacaaagccgatgcttagaccgctacaccaccgcggactatacatgcatgtctttttgatggtgggggaaaccagagcgcccggagaaaacccaccgcagactccacacagaggatgacccccccccaaggttggataaccccgggattcgaacccaggacctttttggtgtgaggcgacagcactaaccactgtgccgcctcatTAACAGGGGAGAGCGTGAACGTAATCCCCCACCACCAGAagttatgcagtcgagattcccacgctACGGGAACTCGTCAGTGGTCAAGCCTCGccctgggtgaaccaccttccTGATCGTGGCATCTCCCTTGCCAGGTCAGTATGCCTACTTCTGGCAGAAGTGGAGAGGTTTGTAGCAGAGTATGATGATACAAACCGTGAATAACTTTCTTCAGACTGCTGCAAATGAAAACGGCTTTAAGCTGAATTTCTTTTTACGACTCGGATAAACAATCTCTTAAAGCCCACGTGTAATGCGACTGTGGCTGTACTGAACATCGATTCTCACatggtggacacggtgtgtggttTCTGCCAGAGACTGCCGTCAACGTCTTTTTTCGGCGTCAAAGGGCGGTCGGCGTACCGTTCAACAAAACGCACAATGTGAAAATAGTCTCGCTTCAACGTGTTGTCTGACCAGGGGGACGTCACAAGATTTGACACTTTTCCTTCATACAATGTGATACACAATAAACGTTCAAGAACGCCATAGTCACAGTCCATGGGTGCCTTTCGACAGCTGGTACAGGGAACATTTCAGTTTGACTTGGGATTTCTAAACCATTtgaggcaacaacaaaaaaaagaaaagtatttgAGTAATAAAAAATGAACATGGTAAGATCTCCAGTTGATCTGTACAAAGTTGTAAAAAAACAACAGACCACAGCTATGTGATCTACCCACCTTATTGATGGCACACGCAGTCCTCTCCCTTATCTTGCCGCTGCTTGTACGCAGGATTTTAGACAGGTCTTCCCGTGCGGCGAGAAGGTGGGAGACCGAGACTTTGCTCTTGGTGCAGAGAACAGCACGTAAGGGGTGGTAGATTCTTACCATCTTCTCAGTATGCATCTGAATCAGAAAACCACAAAGCACTCTTCCAGACGGGTACATACCGTTTGACTGTTATGACACGATCGATTGATTTCTTGCACAACCATCAAGAAGGGAAGGACATTTGAAGGGTACCTTGGCTCTGTCGGACCACCCGAAGGACTGAACGGTTACATCCATACGCTTCAGCAACATCTTTCTTCTCACCTCATACTCATTCACAAGTGCCTGGTTCACAGCTTCCACTTTTTCCTTtgacagggagagaaaaaaaaatcacttaacaCCTGCAGagttttccaaaggagttgaatcgagcgcagctggacttggtatatatccgtgaagacgtttcgcctctcatccaagaggcttcctcagttcgtgcctttctgactagaccaagcctcttggatgagaggcgaaacgtcttcacggatatataccaagcccagttgcacttgattcaactccttcggatgaccacgacctggatgaatgagaacattcacagacatctgcaGTTTTGTTTCCCCCGACTTAAAGTATCGACCATTTGATGCCTTTACTCAAAAGCAGTTCTTTATCAGATCTGTATAGCAGATTCCTgaagctcgatggtgttttaagcccccaacgtactcttcaaggcggcgctgcatggaaggcactccccgccccctacagtttcagccaatcacagcactggcgctagatttcaactttttccctccttctgcagtgaaggagttcgactcaacgttggtaaggtaatggtaatgtGTAGGGACCCTGATAATACTACGAGCAAAGTGTCGTGTTGTGTCGAGCCTTCTTAGCattttaataatagcgattttGACGTGTATTAGCAGTAGTGCTAGTAGTGCCCCTAGCGCATCCATTGAAAAAGCCATTTCTcccgaaaacaaaacaaacgtcagtcttaaaagtgcagcgtttgacgtaaatatccttttaaaccaaagtttgactcgtgtacattcacaaaaagaccctagattgcattttggcgacagttgtgctttaactttttttgggtggttatgagagcgactgagtagtgctattgctatgtagttaggcattagcctatgtctcccagtctgcttatttaaaccactacgagacaacctagttttaagtgagctgcacaaaggcatggtcgagtgggtgtctttccaaaactcctttAGGCACCCAGTCGTTGCTAGATAAGTTGTAAGACATCTAGACATAGCAGCTAAGTAAGTTAAAGCACAACTGTCGCCAAAATGCAATCTAGGGTCTTTTTGTGAACGTAACCAAGTCAAACTTTGGTTTAAAAGGATATTTACGTCAGACGAtgcacttttaagattgacgtTTGTTCTGTTTTCGGGAGAAATGGCTTTTTGAACGGATGCGCTAGGGGCACTACTAGCACTACTGCTAATACACATCAAAATGGCTATCATTAAAATGCTAGGAAGGCTCGACACAACATGACGTtgagtcgaactccttcactgcagaaggagggaaaaagttgaaatctagcgcctgtgctgtgattggctgaaactgtaggggctGGGGagggccttccatgcagcgctgccttgaagagtacgttgggggcttaataCACCATCGAGCACTCCTGAAGGGgttactgtccccccccccccccattttctccccaattgtagttggccaattaccccactcttctgagccgtcccggtcactgctccaccccctctgctgatccggggagggctgctgacgaccacatgcatcctcccatacatgtggagtcaccggccggagtcacgctacaccccccccctcctgaacaggcgccgcgactgaccagaggaggcgctagtgtagcgaccaggacacatacccaacatccggcttcccacccgcagacacggccaattgtgtctgtagggacgctcgaccaagccggaggtaacacggggatccaaaCCGACGATCCCCCGTGCTGGtacacaatggaatagactgctacgctacccggacgccccaggtgATTGTCTTTTTAAATGTTCGGTCAACCTTGGTTTGTAAAGAATGAGGTTCTGATTTTCCTCCGAAACCCAGGCTGAGAGTTCAAGACCCTGCCTTGTGTGTTTACCATGTGAACTGGTCCAAGCTGCTTCTTCATGAGAGGTTCTCCTACGTGGCTCGCCGGGACTCTGGTTAAGGCTTCTTTTAGCTAAGACACGGGACAGAATGCACGTCTCTGTATGGTATATGCACACGCATTGAGCAGCCATACTGTTTACACACAGTGACACAGGTAACAACAGCACCTGCACATCTCAGCTTTTGGGACTAACTCACCTTCTTCTCAATTCCGCTGAAGAACTGGAACATGGTGATGTTGGCCGGGGGCTTAGACATGCCTAGAGCCACGCAAATGCCCTTCAGCTCCTGGAAGACTGGACTACCCGCCGACTCCTGGGACTTCTCCTTAGGCTTGTTGACGAGGATCATCCGGGATGCTTCCAACTCGGACACCAGAAAGGCTGAGACAAATATTTGTCAAATTTGGATTCCCCTTTGCTGTGATGCAAAGCAATAAGATCCCCCCTGGTACACGTGTCAAATATTAAAGAACCTAACAAGTCAATATACAGGTAACACATACAGCACAATGAGAACAGAGAGTGACACCAAGATACTAGTGTCCGAGTTAAGATATGAGCCAGACCAATTTTAGATGggattctctctctctggtttATTCTTCTCAAGGCTGTACACACTGAATTTTAGCCTAATTTAGTCTATTTTTTGTTATTTAAGCTTTACTTTTTAAATTCTTATGCTggactgtctactactactactactttcggctgctcccgttagggggcgctacagtggatcatctgtttccatctcttcctgtcctctgcatcttcctctgtcacaccagccacctgcatgtcttccctcaccacatccataaacctcctctttggccttcctcttctcctcttccctggcagctccatattcagcatccttctcccaatatatccagcatctctcctccacacatgtccaaaccatctcaatctgtctctcttgctttgtctccaaaccgtccaacctgagctgtccctctaatatactcgttcctaatcctgtccttcttcatcactcccaatgaaaatcttatcatcttcatctctgccacctccagctccacctcctgtcttttcatcagtgccactgtctccaaaccatacaacatagctggtctcactaccatcttgtaaaccttctctttaactcttgctggtacccttctgtcacacatcactcctgacactcttctccacccactccaccctgcctgcactctcttcttcacctctcttctgcactccccgttactttggacagttgaccccaagtatttaaactcatatgccttcgtcacctccactccttgcatcctcaccattccacggtcctccctctcattcatgcataggtattccatcttgctcctcctaactttcattcctcctctctccagtgcatacctccacctctccaggctctccccaacctgcaccctactctcactacagatcacaatgtcatccgtgaacatcatagtccacggagactcctgcctgatcttgtccgtcaacctgtccatcacctttaCTGTAGCTACTGTAATTTTATCATTTTTGTTTcgtttaatttttttccccattctttTTGTTTTAACTTAATCTGTTATGTCATATTCTTTAGCTTTTTTTGAGGTTGAACTGATGCCTACACATTTCAATATCAGCAATACCTGCCACGCTGTACTGTGCATTTCAAAAATTAAACAATTTGacacctgaaacacacacacacacacacacacacacacacacctcttcatGTTTTTTAGATGGTTAAAAGGAAAAGTAAAGACGCTGCAAAAATACAGGTGGGAAGATTGATATAATCATGCAGGTGACTAAGGAGTAGCAGAAAGTCGACTCAGTTCGTCTGAACACAACATTTCTACCAATAAACCTTGTGTGTTGTATTTCCTGACCTGGAGTAcagagcatgcatcaaaacattAAATTCAAGAGCTTATAAAACCAAGACATCCATCACTGACAGTCAGCGTTTAAGCAGAATTCCCTCATGGACAGTTTCACGAATACGGCCACTGAAACTATGTCAACCACTCAGAAATCCACCGGCTCGCTTGAGTAAACGTTCTGACGCGAGGTCGGCTCGGCACGCGAAGAATAATATAGCAAACCGACTagggtttttttttgcatcattttCCTGCGTTAAACGACAATGTTGGTCATCTTTGCACTGCCTGCCCTCCGAGTCTGCAGAAGCTGACTTAGTCTACTGTGTTTTGCCCATTCTGTATTAAAGAGCAAAACCAGCGAGTTTCTTAAAACAGCGTGCGATGGCGTGCATCGCTCTTCCGGCGGACCGCATGGTGCTCCTCCATGGCATTACGACAGCTATACACAAAAGAACCCTTGCAACTTCCTCACCAAATGATCAACTGAAAGAGGCGATATGAAAAGTGTTGACATACTGAGGAGAAGCAGGCAGTTGGTTCTGTTGCAGAGTCTCTGGGTGACGTCTCCAGTGGTAAGGACAGAGTAAGGACAGGCCAGCTCGGACAGCAGGCCGCTCATCTCCAGCTGGAAGCCATCCGCTTCGCTTGGACCTGGGGTgagtggggggaggagggggggacaaCACTTCAGATCACTCTGGCTGAACAATTATGGAGGCCTAATACTTTTTGAAAAGTACTATTTGTGTTTCTCATGGGCAAATTCAGATCAGGTTACACAAATTCACGGGGTAGAAAAGGTAAACATTTCATTCGAAACACCCTACACTGGCCAAAACACTTGTGAAATATTCCTTCAGCTTTCATTCAAACGAAACCACTACACTGCTGAGCACTCGTTTTCAGCTGCTGGTCTTTGTtccgtttccatccatccattatccggaccgcttaccctgctctcagggtcgcggggacgctggagcctatcccagcagtcattgggcggcaggcgcggagacaccctggacaggccgccaggccgtcacagagcccacacgttcatacctagggacaatgtagtacggccgattcacctgacctacatgtctttggactgtgggaggaaacccacacagacacggggagaacatgcagactccacacagaggacgacccgggacgacccccaaggttggactaccccggggctcgaacccagcaccttcttgctgtgaggcgacggcgctaaccactgcgccaccgtgccgcgctTTGTACGCGTAAATCAAATGATCTATCTAGTTTGATGAGTTTATTAAAAGTCCCATCTTCGCTGAGGCTTCAGCCCAGCAAGGCCTACTTTGTTCACCCTGTGACGGGTTAACTAGCCACAAACTAGCTAACGTGCTACTGCAGTGTCAGCAGAGCACAACGTTccgatcttgtttttttttaatttataaatGGTTTCAATTCTTAACACAACCTAGTCGATGAGAAAACAATTCCCAAAAATATTTAGCATTCACACTGCCGATTATGGAAATCTAAATCTACTGGGGCAGC encodes the following:
- the fam98a gene encoding protein FAM98A, with protein sequence MENDILVALEDLGYQGPLLEDGTLETAVSGGAASPEFTKLCAWIISELRLYCKLEENVQATNCPSEADGFQLEMSGLLSELACPYSVLTTGDVTQRLCNRTNCLLLLTFLVSELEASRMILVNKPKEKSQESAGSPVFQELKGICVALGMSKPPANITMFQFFSGIEKKLKEALTRVPASHVGEPLMKKQLGPVHMEKVEAVNQALVNEYEVRRKMLLKRMDVTVQSFGWSDRAKMHTEKMVRIYHPLRAVLCTKSKVSVSHLLAAREDLSKILRTSSGKIRERTACAINKVLMGRVPDRGGRPCEIEPPPPEMPSWQKRQDGPQGGGGFGGAGRGSGGGGRGGYEQYSQGGRGGYERGGGGYGERGGRGGRGGGGGGGGRGGGYHQSYHQDGGGHQGGTGRGGYGGGSYQGGFQDPGYSGGGGGGGGGGGYHDNYNQDGSRHQDRGGSRGGRGGRGRGGRGGGGQGGGWGMRGGQNFNQGGQFEQYFQQGGQQYNQAGFGQGRLYSS